In a genomic window of Amblyomma americanum isolate KBUSLIRL-KWMA chromosome 4, ASM5285725v1, whole genome shotgun sequence:
- the LOC144128037 gene encoding uncharacterized protein LOC144128037, translated as MLSESEQLRLDDELDRRSSYFGAHIGMVVRPKRPLCRQRKKAYTFAIGAYWSPSSLRTNTCDSGLGIVHVHYTCFRSQKKSGRPYNVQISFHITTGVPRSTACECPAGKSGACSHVLAAVRLLALLKEQGFAEPPPELACTELPQHWRRPRQKGIKPASVLDVDWRAPLESGAQLPVTARLSGASLDYQAEASHVAAIQSLGAELEALGDLPFAAVLRDAQVPR; from the exons ATGCTTTCCGAGTCTGAGCAGCTCAGGTTGGACGACGAACTTGACCGTCGTTCCTCATATTTCGGAGCGCACATTGGAATGGTTGTGCGACCAAAAAGGCCCCTCTGCCGTCAACGCAAGAAGGCGTACACCTTTGCCATCGGGGCCTACTGGTCGCCGTCATCGCTTCGCACGAACACATGTGACTCGGG ACTTGGTATCGTCCACGTGCATTACACATGTTTCCGCAGTCAGAAGAAAAGTGGCCGTCCCTACAATGTGCAGATCTCTTTTCACATTACCACCGGCGTGCCTCGTAGCACTGCCTGCGAATGCCCAGCCGGAAAGAGTGGAGCCTGCAGTCACGTCCTTGCAGCAGTACGCCTGCTAGCCCTATTGAAGGAGCAGGGATTTGCAGAGCCACCACCAGAGCTTGCCTGCACGGAGCTGCCTCAGCATTGGAGACGCCCAAGACAGAAAGGCATCAAGCCTGCAAGTGTTCTCGACGTGGACTGGCGAGCTCCACTTGAAAGCGGTGCGCAGTTGCCAGTGACTGCTCGCCTTTCAGGTGCAAGCCTGGACTACCAGGCTGAAGCTAGCCATGTAGCCGCAATCCAGTCACTTGGTGCTGAGCTGGAGGCACTGGGTGACCTTCCTTTTGCCGCTGTTTTGCGGGACGCGCAGGTTCCTCGGTAA